A section of the Papio anubis isolate 15944 chromosome 16, Panubis1.0, whole genome shotgun sequence genome encodes:
- the NEFH gene encoding LOW QUALITY PROTEIN: neurofilament heavy polypeptide (The sequence of the model RefSeq protein was modified relative to this genomic sequence to represent the inferred CDS: inserted 1 base in 1 codon), producing MMSFGGADALLGAPFAPLHGGGSLHYALARKGGAGGTRSAAGSSSGFHSWTRTSVSSVSASPSRFRGAGAASSTDSLDTLSNGPEGCVVAAATARSEKEQLQALNDRFAGYIDKVRQLEAHNRSLEGEAAALRQQQAGRSAMGELYEREVREMRGAVLRLGAARGQLRLEQEHLLEDIAHVRQRLDDEARQREEAEAAARALARFAQEAEAARVELQKKAQALQEECGYLRRHHQEEVGELLGQIQGSSAAQAQVQAETRDALKCDVTSALREIRAQLEGHAVQSTLQSEEWFRVRLDRLSEAAKVNTDAMRSAQEEITEYRRQLQARTTELETLKSTKDSLERQRSELEDRHQADIASYQEAIQQLDAELRNTKWEMAAQLREYQDLLNVKMALDIEIAAYRKLLEGEECRIGFGPIPFSLPEGLPKIPAVSTHIKVKSEEKVKVVEKSEKETVIVEEQTEETQVTEEVTEEEEKEAKEEEGKEEEVGEEGEAEGGEEAAKSPPAEEAASPEKEAKSPVKEEAKSPAEAKSPEKEEAKSPAEVKSPEKAKSPAKEEAKSPAEAKSPEKEEAKSPAEVKSPEKAKSPAKEEAKSPAEAKSPEKAKSPVKEEAKSPAEAKSPEKAKSPTKEEAKSPEKAKSPTKEEAKSPEKAKSPEKEAKSPEKAKSPEKEEAKSPEKAKSPVKEEAKAPXEAKSPVKEEAKSPEKAKSPVKEEAKSPEKAKSPVKEEAKSPEKAKSPVKEEAKSPEKAKSPEKAKTLDVKSPEAKTPAKEEARSPADKSPEKAKSPVKEEVKSPEKAKSPLKEDAKAPEKEIPKKEEVKSPVKEEKPQEVKVKEPPKKAEEEKAPATPKTEEKKDSKKEEAPKKEAPKPKVEEKKEPAVEKPKESKVEAKKEEAEDKKKAATPEKEAPAKVEVKEDAKPKEKTEVAKKEPDDAKTKEPSKPAEKEEAAAAPEKKDTKEEKAKKPEEKPKTEAKAKEDDKTLSKEPTKPKAEKAEKSSSTDQKDSRPPEKATEDKATKGK from the exons ATGATGAGCTTCGGCGGCGCGGACGCGCTGCTGGGCGCCCCGTTCGCGCCGCTGCACGGCGGCGGAAGCCTCCACTACGCGCTGGCCCGAAAGGGCGGCGCAGGCGGGACGCGCTCCGCCGCCGGCTCCTCCAGCGGCTTCCACTCGTGGACACGGACGTCTGTGAGCTCCGTGTCCGCCTCGCCCAGCCGCTTCCGCGGCGCAGGCGCCGCCTCAAGCACCGACTCGCTGGACACGCTGAGCAACGGGCCGGAGGGCTGCGTGGTGGCGGCGGCCACAGCGCGCAGTGAGAAAGAGCAGCTGCAGGCGCTGAACGACCGCTTCGCGGGGTACATCGACAAGGTGCGGCAGCTGGAGGCGCACAACCGCAGCCTGGAGGGCGAGGCGGCGGCGTTGCGGCAGCAGCAGGCGGGCCGCTCCGCTATGGGCGAGCTGTACGAGCGCGAGGTCCGAGAGATGCGCGGCGCGGTGCTGCGTCTGGGCGCGGCGCGCGGTCAACTACGCCTGGAACAGGAGCACCTGCTCGAGGATATAGCGCACGTGCGCCAGCGCCTCGACGACGAGGCCCGGCAGCGagaggaggccgaggcggcggccCGCGCGCTCGCGCGCTTcgcgcaggaggcagaggcggcgCGCGTGGAACTGCAGAAGAAGGCGCAGGCGCTGCAGGAGGAGTGCGGATACCTGCGGCGCCACCACCAGGAGGAGGTGGGCGAGCTGCTCGGCCAGATCCAGGGCTCCAGCGCCGCGCAGGCGCAGGTGCAGGCCGAGACGCGCGACGCCCTCAAGTGCGACGTGACGTCGGCGCTGCGCGAGATCCGCGCGCAGCTTGAAGGCCACGCGGTGCAGAGCACACTACAGTCCGAGGAGTGGTTCCGAG TGAGGCTGGACCGACTGTCGGAGGCAGCCAAGGTGAACACAGACGCCATGCGCTCAGCGCAGGAGGAGATAACTGAGTACCGGCGTCAGCTGCAGGCCAGGACCACAGAGCTGGAGACACTGAAAAGCACCAAGGACTCACTGGAGAGGCAGCGCTCTGAGCTAGAGGACCGTCATCAGGCCGACATTGCCTCCTACCAG GAAGCCATTCAGCAGCTGGACGCTGAGCTGAGGAACACCAAGTGGGAGATGGCAGCCCAGCTGCGAGAATACCAGGACCTGCTCAATGTCAAAATGGCTCTGGATATAGAGATAGCCGCTTACAG AAAACTCCTGGAAGGTGAAGAGTGTCGGATTGGCTTTGGCCCAATTCCTTTCTCGCTTCCCGAAGGACTCCCCAAAATTCCCGCTGTGTCCACTCACATAAAGGTCAAAAGCGAAGAGAAGGTCAAAGTGGTGGAGAAGTCTGAGAAAGAAACTGTGATTGTGGAGGAACAGACAGAGGAGACCCAAGTAACTGAAGAAGTGactgaagaagaggagaaagaggccaAAGAGGAGGAGGGCAAGGAGGAAGAAGTGGGTGAAGAGGGGGAGGCAGAAGGGGGAGAAGAAGCAGCAAAGTCTCCCCCAGCAGAAGAGGCTGCATCCCCAGAGAAGGAAGCCAAGTCACCAGTAAAGGAAGAGGCAAAGTCACCAGCTGAGGCCAAGTctccagagaaggaggaagcaaAATCCCCAGCGGAGGTCAAGTCCCCCGAGAAGGCCAAGTCTCCAGCAAAGGAAGAGGCAAAGTCACCGGCTGAGGCGAAGTctccagagaaggaggaagcaaAATCTCCAGCCGAGGTCAAGTCCCCTGAGAAGGCCAAGTCTCCAGCAAAGGAAGAGGCAAAGTCACCAGCTGAGGCCAAGTCTCCAGAGAAGGCCAAGTCCCCAGTGAAGGAAGAAGCAAAGTCACCGGCTGAGGCCAAGTCCCCTGAAAAGGCCAAGTCCCCAACAAAGGAGGAAGCAAAGTCCCCCGAGAAGGCCAAGTCCCCAACGAAGGAGGAAGCAAAGTCCCCCGAGAAGGCCAAGTCCCCAGAGAAGGAAGCAAAGTCCCCAGAGAAGGCCAAGTCCCCAGAGAAGGAAGAAGCGAAGTCCCCCGAGAAGGCCAAGTCCCCAGTGAAGGAGGAAGCGAAGGCCC GCGAAGCCAAGTCCCCAGTGAAGGAAGAAGCGAAGTCCCCCGAAAAGGCCAAGTCCCCAGTGAAGGAGGAAGCCAAGTCCCCCGAGAAGGCCAAGTCCCCAGTGAAGGAGGAAGCGAAGTCCCCCGAGAAG GCCAAGTCCCCAGTGAAGGAGGAAGCCAAGTCCCCCGAGAAGGCCAAGTCCCCTGAGAAGGCCAAGACTCTTGATGTGAAATCTCCAGAAGCCAAGACGCCAGCGAAGGAGGAAGCAAGGTCCCCTGCAGACAAATCCCCTGAAAAGGCCAAAAGCCCTGTCAAGGAGGAGGTCAAGTCCCCAGAGAAGGCGAAGTCTCCCCTGAAGGAGGATGCCAAGGCCCCTGAGAAAGAGATCCCAAAGAAGGAAGAGGTGAAGTCCCCAGTGAAGGAGGAGAAGCCCCAAGAGGTGAAAGTCAAAGAGCCCCCAAAGAAGGCGGAGGAAGAGAAAGCCCCTGCCACGCCAAAAACGGAGGAGAAGAAGGACAGCAAGAAAGAGGAGGCACCCAAGAAAGAGGCTCCAAAGCCCAAggtggaggagaagaaggaacCTGCTGTCGAAAAGCCCAAAGAATCCAAAGTTGAAGCCAAGAAGGAAGAGGCTGAAGATAAGAAAAAAGCCGCCACCCCAGAGAAGGAGGCTCCTGCTAAGGTGGAGGTGAAGGAAGACGCTAAACCCAAAGAGAAGACAGAGGTAGCCAAGAAGGAACCAGATGATGCCAAGACCAAGGAACCCAGCAAACCAGCAGAGAAGGAGGAGGCGGCAGCAGCACCGGAGAAAAAAGACACCAAGGAGGAGAAGGCCAAGAAGCCTGAGGAGAAACCCAAGACAGAGGCCAAAGCCAAGGAGGATGACAAGACCCTCTCAAAGGAGCCTACCAAGCCTAAGGCGGAAAAGGCTGAAAAATCCTCCAGCACAGACCAAAAAGATAGCAGGCCTCCAGAGAAGGCCACAGAAGACAAGGCCACCAAGGGGAAGTAA